The genome window CCGCCATTACCCGGGCAATCATTGCAATGGCCCATGGGCTGTCGCTCAAGGTAGTGGCCGAAGGCGTCGAGCGGCAGGAGCAGCTCGATTTCCTCAGGAACGAGCGATGCGATGAGGTGCAGGGGTATCTGATCAGTCGGCCAGTGGAAGCTGATGGGCTGGCCGGGTTGTTGCGGATGCAACACTTGACTGAATGAGTCAGATCCTCGATTGGAACTTCCCGCCAGACGCTTTTAGTGTCTGGCGGGAAGTTATTAACATGCGCTTAGTTGGTCACGAGTACGTCATCAATGTGATGCAGCAACTGCCCTTCGAAAAAAATGCTCACGCCGGTGACATGAGACTCGCCGGGTACTTTGTATTCGACGACTTTGTCGGTTATGACCGGCAGCGAAACTTCAGTGGAAGATTCAAGTTTCAATTCCAGTCGCAGATCAAAGGACTTGTCCTGCATTGGGCTTCGTACCAGCGTTGGCGTAATGCCGGTGTGGGGTACGGTTACAGTGCCAAAGGTACGGAACGACGCGGCACCTGGCATGCGATCGATTTGTGCGGTCCAATCTTTAGTTGTGATTTTCATGATAGTAACTCCTGTAGTTAGTTGATTGCGTCCTGCGGGAGCCAATATATCGACTTTGACTTGATAGTGTCTGGGAAATTGCGATTGGGATTGTAAGAAGACGTTAGTTGTTGAGTGAGTTGTCAGGTTTTTCGTGGGTCATATTATCGATGACGGCCGGAGTATGTTGTTGGGGAAGTAGTCAGTGATTGAATAGATGGTTTTCCCCCAGCCAGAGGCTCAGGTCGCGTCTGGGGATCAACCGATCGGCAGCGCAGAGGGTTGGCGCTACGGCCCAGGCTGCTACATCTGGTGATCCTCGGCCAAAACAAAGGGGCGGCGCGGCAATCCAGTTACGTTTTGGACGGGCAAAGCGCCAATTCTTGTAGTATAACTACAAGCTTGCTACATCCCGGCATTTGCCCATAACAAGAGTCCAGCCCCTTGAACCTGTTGCAACACATCGCCCAGTCACGCCACTTGCTGCGCAAGTCGGAGCTGAAAGTTGCCGATCACGTACTGCTTGATCCCGCGGCCGTGATGCATAGCTCCATGGCCGATCTTGCCCACAGCGTCGGCATCAGCGAACCGACCATCGTGCGCTTCTGCCGGGCCATCGGTTGCTCGGGTTTCCAGGACCTGAAACTCAAGCTGGCGCAAAGCCTGGCCGCCGGGGCGAGCTTCGGTCAGTTTGCGATCCATGAAGATGACTCGGTGGCGGACTACAGCCTGAAAATCTTCGACACCACCCTGCATACGCTGATGGAGGTTCGCGAGAAGCTTGACCCGGTGGCGTTGCAAAAAGCCGTCACGGCCATGTCCCAGGCCCAGCGTGTCGAATTCTATGGTTTCGGCGCTTCGGGCGCGGTGGCGGCCGATGCCCAGCACAAGTTCTTCCGGTTGCTGCTCACGGCGGCAGCCTATTCCGACCCGCACATGCAAGCCATGTCGGCGGTGACGTTGAAACCCACCGATGTGGCGATCTGTATTTCCCAGTCGGGGCGTTCCAAGGATCTGCTGATCACCGCGAACCTGGTGCGTGAAAGCGGTGCCTCGTTGATCACCTTGTGCCCGAGCCAGACGCCACTGGCGGAGCTGTCCACGGTGAACCTGGCCATCGACGTGCATGAAGACACCGAGATCTACACGCCGCTGACCTCGCGCATCGCCCACCTGGTGGTGATCGACGTCTTGGCAATGGGCGTCGCCATGGCCCGTGGCCCGAGCCTGGTCAACCACCTCAAGAGCGTGAAGCGCAGCCTTCGCAGCCTGCGGCTGTCGCCCAAGTCGGTGAAGGCGCTGGACGACTGAGCCCCGGTCTCGAAACTCGGGGCTTCTGTGGCGAGGGAGCTTGCTCCCGCTGGGTTGCGAAGCGACCCCCAACGCTTATCCAGACACGCCGCATTGGCAGGTGCGACTGCTGCGCAGCCGAGCGGGAGCAAGCTCCCTCGCCACAGGGTGTCATCCGCCCGAATTCATCGTTCTGTAACCCCCGCGCCGCCAAACGGTCATCGCGCGCCTTCATCGTGAAACTCCCGTATACGTCTTGGGAGTCTCGACATGACCCAGTCCTACGAAGAACGCAGCGCCGTCAAAACCCGTCGTCAGCAGGAAGATCAGCGCCGCATGGCGTTCCGTCGCGCCATCGAAGACCGCTATGAGCAGCGTCAGCTCCTGGCCGAGATCAGCGAATTTCCTGACGCGGCAGAATTCAATTACTGGCAGGCATCGTCGGCGGTTTCCCGTCGAAACGCTCAACCAGGCCAATGATCTGAGCGCGCTCGCCGCGCACGAACGCCAGGAAGGCGTGGGCCACCGGTGACAGGCGCTTGGCCCTGGCCTGCACCAGGCACCAACTGCGGTACAGCGGCAACTCCTCCACCGGCAGCTCGATGAGTGCGCCGGACGACAGCTCCCGGCTCACGGCGTGGCGCGTCAACAGCGCCACGCCCAGCCCGGCCACCACGCATTCGCGCTGGGCCTCCGCCGACGCCACTTCCAGCGTCTGGGTGAAGTGCACCCGTTTCTCCTTGAAGTATTCCTCGCAGGCCAGTCGTGTGCCGGACCCCGGTTCGCGCAACAGCAGCGTGTAGGGCTCCAGGTCCTGCAAGCGCAGCGGACCCAGGTGGCTCAGCGGATGATCGGGCGGCGCCACGGCGACGATCGGATTGTTGAGGAAGGGCAGGAACTCCAGGCCCATGTCCTGGGGCACCATGGACATGATCACCAGGTCGTCACGGTTGTCCGAGAGGCGGCGGATGACCTGGCCCCGGTTGACCACCGTGAGGTTCAGATTGACCTCCGGATGCTGGCGCTTGAACGCGGCGAACAGGTGCGGGACGAAGTACTTGGCGCTGGATTCCACCGCCAGCTTCAATTGGCCTTGCAGCGACCCCTGCATGTCCGAGAGCTGCATATCGAGGTTTTCCAGGCGCCCGAAGATGTCTCGGCTGGCACGTTGCAGGGCTTCGGCGGCTTCGGTCATGTAGAGTTTCTTGCCGACATACTCGAACAGCGGCTGGCCAATCAGCTCTTCCAGGGATCGAATCTGTAGGCTAACGGCCGGTTGTGTGAGAGACATTTCGTCGGCTGCACGGCTGTAAGACCTCAGGTCGCACACCTCGTTGAAAATCTGCAATTGACGCAATGTCATACGCATCAATGACTTACGCATTTTCTAAGCACTCTGGGGTGGGGCGGGTAACGCAACTATAAGTCTTTGCTTATGCATGACCCAATAATTATTCATTTTTGTTAATCCACAGCCAGGACTAGTGTGGAGCTGCGACCAATTGTTACATCTGGTCACGCGTCGGCCTGGACCTCAGGCCGTGGTATCACCGGCTCAAGGGAACCTCCAATTGATAACAAAGATCCTGATCGCCAACCGTGGTGAGATTGCCGTCCGCATCGTGCGCGCTTGCGCCGAGATGGGCATTCGCTCGGTCGCGGTCTACTCCGACGCGGACCGTCATGCGTTGCATGTCAAGCGTGCGGACGAGGCCCACAGCATCGGCGCCGATCCGCTGGCCGGCTACCTCAACCCGCGCAAACTGGTGAACCTGGCGGTGGAAACCGGCTGCGATGCCTTGCACCCCGGTTACGGTTTCCTTTCGGAAAACGCCGAACTGGCGGACATCTGCGCTGAACGCGGCATCAAATTCATTGGCCCGTCGGCGGAAGTCATTCGCCGCATGGGCGACAAGACCGAAGCGCGCCGCAGCATGATCAAGGCCGGTGTGCCGGTCACGCCAGGCACCGAAGGCAACGTATCGGGCATTGAAGAAGCGCTGACCGAAGGTGATCGGATCGGTTACCCGGTGATGCTCAAGGCCACGTCTGGCGGCGGCGGTCGCGGCATCCGTCGCTGCAACAGTCGGGAAGAACTGGAACAGGCCTTCCCCCGGGTCATCTCCGAAGCCACCAAGGCATTCGGTTCGGCGGAAGTGTTCCTGGAAAAATGCATCGTCAACCCCAAGCACATCGAAGCGCAGATCCTGGGGGACAGTTTCGGCAACGTGGTGCACCTGTTCGAGCGTGATTGCTCGATCCAACGCCGCAACCAGAAGCTGATCGAAATCGCCCCGAGCCCGCAGCTGACCCCCGAGCAGCGCGCCTACATCGGCGACCTGTCGGTGCGCGCGGCCAAGGCCGTGGGCTACGAGAATGCCGGCACCGTGGAGTTCCTGCTCGCCGAAGGCGAGGTGTACTTCATGGAAATGAACACTCGGGTGCAGGTGGAACACACCATCACCGAAGAAATCACCGGTATCGACATCGTTCGTGAACAGATCCGCATCGCTTCCGGGCTGCCACTGTCGGTCAAGCAGGAAGACATCCTGCACCGGGGTTTCGCGTTGCAATTCCGGATCAACGCCGAGGACCCGAAAAACAACTTCCTGCCCAGCTTCGGCAAGATCACCCGCTACTACGCTCCTGGCGGCCCGGGTGTGCGTACCGACACGGCGATCTACA of Pseudomonas fluorescens contains these proteins:
- the hexR gene encoding transcriptional regulator HexR, which gives rise to MNLLQHIAQSRHLLRKSELKVADHVLLDPAAVMHSSMADLAHSVGISEPTIVRFCRAIGCSGFQDLKLKLAQSLAAGASFGQFAIHEDDSVADYSLKIFDTTLHTLMEVREKLDPVALQKAVTAMSQAQRVEFYGFGASGAVAADAQHKFFRLLLTAAAYSDPHMQAMSAVTLKPTDVAICISQSGRSKDLLITANLVRESGASLITLCPSQTPLAELSTVNLAIDVHEDTEIYTPLTSRIAHLVVIDVLAMGVAMARGPSLVNHLKSVKRSLRSLRLSPKSVKALDD
- a CDS encoding PA3496 family putative envelope integrity protein; protein product: MTQSYEERSAVKTRRQQEDQRRMAFRRAIEDRYEQRQLLAEISEFPDAAEFNYWQASSAVSRRNAQPGQ
- a CDS encoding LysR family transcriptional regulator, with protein sequence MRKSLMRMTLRQLQIFNEVCDLRSYSRAADEMSLTQPAVSLQIRSLEELIGQPLFEYVGKKLYMTEAAEALQRASRDIFGRLENLDMQLSDMQGSLQGQLKLAVESSAKYFVPHLFAAFKRQHPEVNLNLTVVNRGQVIRRLSDNRDDLVIMSMVPQDMGLEFLPFLNNPIVAVAPPDHPLSHLGPLRLQDLEPYTLLLREPGSGTRLACEEYFKEKRVHFTQTLEVASAEAQRECVVAGLGVALLTRHAVSRELSSGALIELPVEELPLYRSWCLVQARAKRLSPVAHAFLAFVRGERAQIIGLVERFDGKPPTMPASN
- a CDS encoding acetyl-CoA carboxylase biotin carboxylase subunit; the protein is MITKILIANRGEIAVRIVRACAEMGIRSVAVYSDADRHALHVKRADEAHSIGADPLAGYLNPRKLVNLAVETGCDALHPGYGFLSENAELADICAERGIKFIGPSAEVIRRMGDKTEARRSMIKAGVPVTPGTEGNVSGIEEALTEGDRIGYPVMLKATSGGGGRGIRRCNSREELEQAFPRVISEATKAFGSAEVFLEKCIVNPKHIEAQILGDSFGNVVHLFERDCSIQRRNQKLIEIAPSPQLTPEQRAYIGDLSVRAAKAVGYENAGTVEFLLAEGEVYFMEMNTRVQVEHTITEEITGIDIVREQIRIASGLPLSVKQEDILHRGFALQFRINAEDPKNNFLPSFGKITRYYAPGGPGVRTDTAIYTGYTIPPFYDSMCLKLVVWALTWEEAMDRGLRALDDMRLQGVKTTAAYYQEILRNPEFRSGQFNTSFVESHPELTNYSIKRKPEELALAIAAAIAAHAGL